In Bos indicus isolate NIAB-ARS_2022 breed Sahiwal x Tharparkar chromosome 2, NIAB-ARS_B.indTharparkar_mat_pri_1.0, whole genome shotgun sequence, a single genomic region encodes these proteins:
- the ATP13A2 gene encoding polyamine-transporting ATPase 13A2 isoform X1: MSADSSPLVGSTPAGYGTLTIETSTDPLSSSVSSVRLSGYCGSPWRAIGYHAVVWMLAGLPLLLFRWKPLWGVRLRLRPCTLAHAETLVIETRDREDSSWQLCTVQVQTEAIGADGLQPPPQMRAEDGRSRAAVGAEPEDAWKDTAQLHRPEERRRLRYYVFRGQRYVWMETQQAFRQVSLLDRSRTCDDLRRASAGLGLQDHTVRKAVYGPNVISVPVKSYPQLLVDEALNPYYGFQAFSIVLWLADHYYWYALCILLVSAVSICLSVYRTRKQSQTLRDMVQLSVRVCVCRPEGEEWVDSSELVPGDCLVLPQEGGLMPCDAALVAGECVVNESSLTGESIPVLKTALPEGPAPYLPETHRRHTLFCGTLVLQARAFVGPHVLAVVTQTGFCTAKGGLVSSILHPRPLSFKFYKHSMKFVAALSVVALLGTVYSIIILLHNQVPLGEIVIRALDVVTVAVPPALPAAMTMCALYAQSRLESQGIFCVHPARINLAGKLRLVCFDKTGTLTEDGLDVMGVVPLKGQEFLPLVSEPRRLPMGPLLRALATCHTLSRLQDTPVGDPMDLKMVESTGWVLEEGPVTDSTFGTQVLAVMKPPLQEPHLQGMEPPAPVSILGRFPFLSALQRMSVVVAWPGAAQPEACVKGSPELVASLCDPATVPVDFALRLQSYTAAGYRVVALAGKPLPVTASLEAAQQLPRDAVEQELSLLGLLVMRNLLKPQTPGVIQALRKTHIRTVMVTGDNLQTAVTVAQGCGMVGPRERLVIVHAVPPEQGQRASLQLQPVESFAATNGAQGPDLAASCTMEPDPRSSHLALSGSSFSVLVKHFPKLLPKVLVQGTIFARMAPEQKTELVCELQKLQYCVGMCGDGANDCGALKAADVGISLSQAEASVVSPFTSSVASIECVPMVIREGRCSLDTSFSVFKYMALYSLTQFISVLILYTVNTNLGDLQFLAVDLVITATVAVLMSRTGPARVLGRARPPGSLLSGPVLGSLLLQVALVAGVQLGGYFMMVAQPWFVPLNRTVPAPDNLPNYENTVVFSLSSFQYLILAAAVSKGAPFRRPLYSNVPFLVALVLLGSVLVGLVLAPGPLQGPLTLKSITSTPFKLLLLGLVAFNVVAAFMLESLLDQYLPGCLRQLRPKRASKKRFKQLERELAEQPWPPPPGPVR, from the exons ATGAGCGCAG acagcagcccgctCGTGGGCAGCACGCCCGCCGGCTATGGGACCCTGACGATCGAGACATCTACAGATCCCCTCAGCTCCTCAGTTTCATCCGTG AGGCTCAGCGGTTACTGTGGCAGTCCATGGAGAGCCATCGGCTATCACGCCGTGGTCTGGATGCTGGCGGGGCTCCCTTTGCTGCTGTTCCGGTGGAAGCCCCTGTGGGGGGTGCGGCTGCGGCTCCGGCCCTGCACCCTGGCCCACGCGGAAACACTCGTCATCGAAACAAGAGACAGAGAG GATAGCTCGTGGCAGCTCTGTACGGTCCAAGTGCAGACGGAGGCCATTGGCGCGGACGG CCTGCAGCCACCCCCACAGATGCGGGCAGAGGACGGCCGGAGCCGGGCGGCTGTGGGGGCAGAGCCGGAGGATGCCTGGAAGGACACCGCGCAGCTCCACAGGCCCGAAGAGCGG CGGAGGCTGCGCTACTATGTCTTCCGGGGCCAGCGCTACGTCTGGATGGAGACCCAGCAGGCCTTCCGCCAAGTCAG CCTGCTGGACCGCAGCCGCACCTGTGATGACCTCCGCCGTGCCAGCGCTGGCCTCGGCCTGCAGGACCACACTGTGAG GAAGGCCGTCTACGGCCCCAACGTGATCAGCGTCCCGGTCAAGTCCTATCCCCAACTGCTGGTGGACGAG GCACTGAACCCCTACTATGGGTTCCAGGCCTTCAGCATCGTGCTGTGGCTGGCCGACCACTACTACTGGTACGCCCTGTGCATCCTGCTCGTctctgcagtctccatctgcctGTCTGTCTACAGGACCAGAAAG CAAAGCCAGACCCTGAGGGACATGGTCCAGCTGTCTGTACGGGTGTGCGTCTGCAGGCCCGAGGGAG AGGAGTGGGTGGACTCCAGCGAGCTGGTGCCCGGAGACTGCCTGGTGCTGCCCCAGGAGGGCGGCCTGATGCCCTGTGATGCGGCCCTGGTGGCCGGCGAGTGCGTGGTCAACGAGAGCTCCCTGACAG GGGAGAGCATCCCAGTGCTGAAGACGGCCCTGCCCGAGGGCCCGGCGCCCTACCTCCCGGAGACCCACCGGCGGCACACGCTTTTCTGCGGGACCCTCGTCTTGCAGGCCCGGGCCTTTGTGGGGCCCCACGTCCTGGCGGTGGTGACACAGACAG GGTTCTGCACGGCCAAGGGGGGCCTGGTGAGCTCCATCCTGCACCCCCGGCCACTCAGCTTCAAGTTCTACAAGCACAGCATGAAGTTCGTGGCCGCCCTCTCTGTCGTGG CTCTGCTCGGCACCGTCTATAGCATCATTATCCTCCTCCACAACCAG GTGCCCCTGGGCGAGATTGTGATCCGGGCGCTGGACGTGGTGACGGTGGCCGTGCCGCCCGCCCTGCCGGCCGCCATGACCATGTGCGCGCTCTACGCCCAGAGCCGGCTGGAGAGCCAGGGCATCTTCTGCGTCCACCCAGCGCGCATCAACCTGGCAGGCAAGCTCCGGCTGGTGTGTTTCGACAAG ACGGGTACCCTCACTGAGGACGGCTTAGACGTGATGGGGGTGGTGCCCCTGAAGGGGCAGGAGTTCCTGCCGCTGGTCTCGGAGCCCCGCCGCCTGCCCATGGGGCCCCTGCTCCGGGCACTGGCCACCTGCCACACCCTCAGCCGGCTGCAGGACACCCCAgtgggcgaccccatggacctcaagATGGTGGAGTCGACTGGCTGG gTCCTGGAGGAGGGGCCAGTTACAGACTCGACATTTGGGACCCAGGTTTTGGCAGTGATGAAACCCCCGCTCCAGGAGCCCCACCTGCAGGGCATG GAGCCCCCGGCGCCCGTCAGCATCCTCGGCCGCTTCCCCTTCCTGTCGGCGCTGCAGCGCATGAGCGTGGTGGTGGCCTGGCCAGGCGCCGCCCAGCCCGAGGCCTGCGTCAAGGGCTCTCCCGAGCTGGTGGCCAGCCTCTGCGACCCCGCGACAG TGCCCGTGGACTTCGCCCTGAGGCTGCAGAGCTACACGGCCGCGGGTTACCGCGTGGTGGCCCTTGCCGGCAAGCCGCTGCCCGTCACGGCCAGCCTGGAAGCCGCTCAGCAACTGCCCAG GGACGCTGTGGAGCAGGAGCTGAGTCTCCTGGGGCTGCTGGTCATGAGGAACCTACTGAAGCCTCAGACGCCGGGCGTCATCCAGGCTCTGCGCAAGACCCACATCCGCACCGTCATGGTGACAG GGGACAACCTGCAGACGGCGGTCACCGTGGCCCAGGGCTGCGGCATGGTGGGCCCCCGGGAGCGCCTGGTTATCGTCCACGCCGTGCCCCCAGAGCAGGGCCAGCGTGCCTCCCTTCAGCTCCAGCCAGTGGAGTCCTTCGCAGCCACGAACGGGGCCCAG GGTCCTGACCTGGCTGCCAGCTGCACCATGGAGCCAGACCCCCGGTCCAGCCACCTGGCCCTCAGCGGGTCCAGCTTCAGTGTCCTTGTGAAGCACTTCCCCAAGCTGCTGCCCAAG GTGTTGGTCCAGGGCACCATCTTTGCCCGCATGGCGCCTGAGCAGAAGACAGAGCTGGTGTGTGAGCTGCAGAAGCTCCA GTACTGTGTGGGCATGTGTGGGGACGGCGCCAATGACTGCGGGGCCCTGAAGGCGGCGGATGTGGGCATCTCACTCTCCCAGGCCGAGGCCTCAGTGGTCTCCCCCTTCACCTCCAGCGTGGCCAGCATCGAGTGTGTGCCCATGGTCATCAG GGAAGGCCGTTGTTCCCTGGACACGTCGTTCAGCGTCTTCAAGTACATGGCCCTGTACAGCCTGACCCAGTTCATCTCTGTGCTGATCCTCTACACG GTCAACACCAACCTGGGCGACCTGCAGTTCCTGGCTGTGGACCTGGTCATCACCGCCACGGTGGCTGTGCTCATGAGCCGCACGGGGCCGGCACGGGTGCTGGGGCGGGCGCGGCCGCCCGGGTCCCTGCTGAGCGGGCCGGTGCTCGGCAGCCTGCTGCTGCAGGTGGCCCTGGTGGCCGGCGTGCAGCTGGGGGGCTACTTCATGATGGTGGCCCAGCCCTG GTTCGTGCCTCTGAACAGGACCGTGCCCGCACCGGACAACCTGCCCAACTACGAGAACACGGTGGTCTTCTCCCTGTCCAGCTTCCAGTACCTCATCCTGGCGGCCGCTGTGTCCAAGGGAGCGCCCTTCCGCCGGCCTCTGTACAGCAATG TGCCCTTCCTGGTGGCCCTGGTGCTCTTGGGCTCCGTTCTGGTGGGCCTCGTCCTGGCCCCCGGGCCCCTGCAGGGGCCACTGACGCTGAAGAGCATCACCAGCACCCCgttcaagctgctgctgctgggcttGGTTGCCTTCAACGTCGTGGCGGCCTTCATGCTGGAG AGCCTGCTGGACCAGTACCTCCCGGGTTGCCTGCGGCAGCTCCGGCCCAAACGGGCCTCCAAGAAGCGCTTCAAGCAGCTGGAACGGGAGCTGGCGGAGCAGCCGTGGCCGCCGCCCCCCGGGCCCGTGAGGTAG
- the MFAP2 gene encoding microfibrillar-associated protein 2 isoform X2 yields MRAASLFLLFLPGLLAQGQYDLDPLPPYPDHVQYTHYSEQIENPDYYDYPEMTPRPPEEQFQFQSQQQVQQEVIPAPTLEPGTVETEPTEPGPLDCREEQYPCTRLYSIHKPCKQCLNEVCFYSLRRVYVVNKEICVRTVCAHEELLRADLCRDKFSKCGVLASSGLCQSVAAACARSCGGC; encoded by the exons ATGAGAGctgcctccctcttcctgctCTTCCTGCCTG GCCTGCTGGCTCAGGGCCAGTATGATCTGGACCCCCTGCCTCCGTACCCAGACCACGTGCAGTATACCCACTACAGCGAGCAGATCG AGAATCCGGACTACTATGACTACCCAG AGATGACCCCTCGGCCGCCCGAGGAGCAGTTCCAGTTCCAGTCCCAGCAGCAAGTCCAGCAGGAAGtcatccctgcccccaccttAG AACCGGGGACTGTGGAGACGGAGCCCACGGAGCCGGGACCTCTGG ACTGCCGCGAGGAGCAGTACCCGTGCACCCGCCTCTACTCCATACACAAGCCCTGCAAGCAGTGTCTCAACGAGGTCTGCTTCTACAG CCTCCGCCGCGTCTACGTCGTCAATAAGGAGATCTGCGTCCGGACGGTCTGCGCCCACGAGGAGCTCCTGCGGG CTGACCTGTGCCGTGACAAGTTCTCCAAGTGCGGCGTGCTGGCCAGCAGTGGCCTGTGCCAGTCTGTGGCGGCCGCCTGTGCCAGGAGCTGTGGGGGCTGCTAG
- the ATP13A2 gene encoding polyamine-transporting ATPase 13A2 isoform X2 has translation MLAGLPLLLFRWKPLWGVRLRLRPCTLAHAETLVIETRDREDSSWQLCTVQVQTEAIGADGLQPPPQMRAEDGRSRAAVGAEPEDAWKDTAQLHRPEERRRLRYYVFRGQRYVWMETQQAFRQVSLLDRSRTCDDLRRASAGLGLQDHTVRKAVYGPNVISVPVKSYPQLLVDEALNPYYGFQAFSIVLWLADHYYWYALCILLVSAVSICLSVYRTRKQSQTLRDMVQLSVRVCVCRPEGEEWVDSSELVPGDCLVLPQEGGLMPCDAALVAGECVVNESSLTGESIPVLKTALPEGPAPYLPETHRRHTLFCGTLVLQARAFVGPHVLAVVTQTGFCTAKGGLVSSILHPRPLSFKFYKHSMKFVAALSVVALLGTVYSIIILLHNQVPLGEIVIRALDVVTVAVPPALPAAMTMCALYAQSRLESQGIFCVHPARINLAGKLRLVCFDKTGTLTEDGLDVMGVVPLKGQEFLPLVSEPRRLPMGPLLRALATCHTLSRLQDTPVGDPMDLKMVESTGWVLEEGPVTDSTFGTQVLAVMKPPLQEPHLQGMEPPAPVSILGRFPFLSALQRMSVVVAWPGAAQPEACVKGSPELVASLCDPATVPVDFALRLQSYTAAGYRVVALAGKPLPVTASLEAAQQLPRDAVEQELSLLGLLVMRNLLKPQTPGVIQALRKTHIRTVMVTGDNLQTAVTVAQGCGMVGPRERLVIVHAVPPEQGQRASLQLQPVESFAATNGAQGPDLAASCTMEPDPRSSHLALSGSSFSVLVKHFPKLLPKVLVQGTIFARMAPEQKTELVCELQKLQYCVGMCGDGANDCGALKAADVGISLSQAEASVVSPFTSSVASIECVPMVIREGRCSLDTSFSVFKYMALYSLTQFISVLILYTVNTNLGDLQFLAVDLVITATVAVLMSRTGPARVLGRARPPGSLLSGPVLGSLLLQVALVAGVQLGGYFMMVAQPWFVPLNRTVPAPDNLPNYENTVVFSLSSFQYLILAAAVSKGAPFRRPLYSNVPFLVALVLLGSVLVGLVLAPGPLQGPLTLKSITSTPFKLLLLGLVAFNVVAAFMLESLLDQYLPGCLRQLRPKRASKKRFKQLERELAEQPWPPPPGPVR, from the exons ATGCTGGCGGGGCTCCCTTTGCTGCTGTTCCGGTGGAAGCCCCTGTGGGGGGTGCGGCTGCGGCTCCGGCCCTGCACCCTGGCCCACGCGGAAACACTCGTCATCGAAACAAGAGACAGAGAG GATAGCTCGTGGCAGCTCTGTACGGTCCAAGTGCAGACGGAGGCCATTGGCGCGGACGG CCTGCAGCCACCCCCACAGATGCGGGCAGAGGACGGCCGGAGCCGGGCGGCTGTGGGGGCAGAGCCGGAGGATGCCTGGAAGGACACCGCGCAGCTCCACAGGCCCGAAGAGCGG CGGAGGCTGCGCTACTATGTCTTCCGGGGCCAGCGCTACGTCTGGATGGAGACCCAGCAGGCCTTCCGCCAAGTCAG CCTGCTGGACCGCAGCCGCACCTGTGATGACCTCCGCCGTGCCAGCGCTGGCCTCGGCCTGCAGGACCACACTGTGAG GAAGGCCGTCTACGGCCCCAACGTGATCAGCGTCCCGGTCAAGTCCTATCCCCAACTGCTGGTGGACGAG GCACTGAACCCCTACTATGGGTTCCAGGCCTTCAGCATCGTGCTGTGGCTGGCCGACCACTACTACTGGTACGCCCTGTGCATCCTGCTCGTctctgcagtctccatctgcctGTCTGTCTACAGGACCAGAAAG CAAAGCCAGACCCTGAGGGACATGGTCCAGCTGTCTGTACGGGTGTGCGTCTGCAGGCCCGAGGGAG AGGAGTGGGTGGACTCCAGCGAGCTGGTGCCCGGAGACTGCCTGGTGCTGCCCCAGGAGGGCGGCCTGATGCCCTGTGATGCGGCCCTGGTGGCCGGCGAGTGCGTGGTCAACGAGAGCTCCCTGACAG GGGAGAGCATCCCAGTGCTGAAGACGGCCCTGCCCGAGGGCCCGGCGCCCTACCTCCCGGAGACCCACCGGCGGCACACGCTTTTCTGCGGGACCCTCGTCTTGCAGGCCCGGGCCTTTGTGGGGCCCCACGTCCTGGCGGTGGTGACACAGACAG GGTTCTGCACGGCCAAGGGGGGCCTGGTGAGCTCCATCCTGCACCCCCGGCCACTCAGCTTCAAGTTCTACAAGCACAGCATGAAGTTCGTGGCCGCCCTCTCTGTCGTGG CTCTGCTCGGCACCGTCTATAGCATCATTATCCTCCTCCACAACCAG GTGCCCCTGGGCGAGATTGTGATCCGGGCGCTGGACGTGGTGACGGTGGCCGTGCCGCCCGCCCTGCCGGCCGCCATGACCATGTGCGCGCTCTACGCCCAGAGCCGGCTGGAGAGCCAGGGCATCTTCTGCGTCCACCCAGCGCGCATCAACCTGGCAGGCAAGCTCCGGCTGGTGTGTTTCGACAAG ACGGGTACCCTCACTGAGGACGGCTTAGACGTGATGGGGGTGGTGCCCCTGAAGGGGCAGGAGTTCCTGCCGCTGGTCTCGGAGCCCCGCCGCCTGCCCATGGGGCCCCTGCTCCGGGCACTGGCCACCTGCCACACCCTCAGCCGGCTGCAGGACACCCCAgtgggcgaccccatggacctcaagATGGTGGAGTCGACTGGCTGG gTCCTGGAGGAGGGGCCAGTTACAGACTCGACATTTGGGACCCAGGTTTTGGCAGTGATGAAACCCCCGCTCCAGGAGCCCCACCTGCAGGGCATG GAGCCCCCGGCGCCCGTCAGCATCCTCGGCCGCTTCCCCTTCCTGTCGGCGCTGCAGCGCATGAGCGTGGTGGTGGCCTGGCCAGGCGCCGCCCAGCCCGAGGCCTGCGTCAAGGGCTCTCCCGAGCTGGTGGCCAGCCTCTGCGACCCCGCGACAG TGCCCGTGGACTTCGCCCTGAGGCTGCAGAGCTACACGGCCGCGGGTTACCGCGTGGTGGCCCTTGCCGGCAAGCCGCTGCCCGTCACGGCCAGCCTGGAAGCCGCTCAGCAACTGCCCAG GGACGCTGTGGAGCAGGAGCTGAGTCTCCTGGGGCTGCTGGTCATGAGGAACCTACTGAAGCCTCAGACGCCGGGCGTCATCCAGGCTCTGCGCAAGACCCACATCCGCACCGTCATGGTGACAG GGGACAACCTGCAGACGGCGGTCACCGTGGCCCAGGGCTGCGGCATGGTGGGCCCCCGGGAGCGCCTGGTTATCGTCCACGCCGTGCCCCCAGAGCAGGGCCAGCGTGCCTCCCTTCAGCTCCAGCCAGTGGAGTCCTTCGCAGCCACGAACGGGGCCCAG GGTCCTGACCTGGCTGCCAGCTGCACCATGGAGCCAGACCCCCGGTCCAGCCACCTGGCCCTCAGCGGGTCCAGCTTCAGTGTCCTTGTGAAGCACTTCCCCAAGCTGCTGCCCAAG GTGTTGGTCCAGGGCACCATCTTTGCCCGCATGGCGCCTGAGCAGAAGACAGAGCTGGTGTGTGAGCTGCAGAAGCTCCA GTACTGTGTGGGCATGTGTGGGGACGGCGCCAATGACTGCGGGGCCCTGAAGGCGGCGGATGTGGGCATCTCACTCTCCCAGGCCGAGGCCTCAGTGGTCTCCCCCTTCACCTCCAGCGTGGCCAGCATCGAGTGTGTGCCCATGGTCATCAG GGAAGGCCGTTGTTCCCTGGACACGTCGTTCAGCGTCTTCAAGTACATGGCCCTGTACAGCCTGACCCAGTTCATCTCTGTGCTGATCCTCTACACG GTCAACACCAACCTGGGCGACCTGCAGTTCCTGGCTGTGGACCTGGTCATCACCGCCACGGTGGCTGTGCTCATGAGCCGCACGGGGCCGGCACGGGTGCTGGGGCGGGCGCGGCCGCCCGGGTCCCTGCTGAGCGGGCCGGTGCTCGGCAGCCTGCTGCTGCAGGTGGCCCTGGTGGCCGGCGTGCAGCTGGGGGGCTACTTCATGATGGTGGCCCAGCCCTG GTTCGTGCCTCTGAACAGGACCGTGCCCGCACCGGACAACCTGCCCAACTACGAGAACACGGTGGTCTTCTCCCTGTCCAGCTTCCAGTACCTCATCCTGGCGGCCGCTGTGTCCAAGGGAGCGCCCTTCCGCCGGCCTCTGTACAGCAATG TGCCCTTCCTGGTGGCCCTGGTGCTCTTGGGCTCCGTTCTGGTGGGCCTCGTCCTGGCCCCCGGGCCCCTGCAGGGGCCACTGACGCTGAAGAGCATCACCAGCACCCCgttcaagctgctgctgctgggcttGGTTGCCTTCAACGTCGTGGCGGCCTTCATGCTGGAG AGCCTGCTGGACCAGTACCTCCCGGGTTGCCTGCGGCAGCTCCGGCCCAAACGGGCCTCCAAGAAGCGCTTCAAGCAGCTGGAACGGGAGCTGGCGGAGCAGCCGTGGCCGCCGCCCCCCGGGCCCGTGAGGTAG
- the MFAP2 gene encoding microfibrillar-associated protein 2 isoform X1 produces MRAASLFLLFLPAGLLAQGQYDLDPLPPYPDHVQYTHYSEQIENPDYYDYPEMTPRPPEEQFQFQSQQQVQQEVIPAPTLEPGTVETEPTEPGPLDCREEQYPCTRLYSIHKPCKQCLNEVCFYSLRRVYVVNKEICVRTVCAHEELLRADLCRDKFSKCGVLASSGLCQSVAAACARSCGGC; encoded by the exons ATGAGAGctgcctccctcttcctgctCTTCCTGCCTG CAGGCCTGCTGGCTCAGGGCCAGTATGATCTGGACCCCCTGCCTCCGTACCCAGACCACGTGCAGTATACCCACTACAGCGAGCAGATCG AGAATCCGGACTACTATGACTACCCAG AGATGACCCCTCGGCCGCCCGAGGAGCAGTTCCAGTTCCAGTCCCAGCAGCAAGTCCAGCAGGAAGtcatccctgcccccaccttAG AACCGGGGACTGTGGAGACGGAGCCCACGGAGCCGGGACCTCTGG ACTGCCGCGAGGAGCAGTACCCGTGCACCCGCCTCTACTCCATACACAAGCCCTGCAAGCAGTGTCTCAACGAGGTCTGCTTCTACAG CCTCCGCCGCGTCTACGTCGTCAATAAGGAGATCTGCGTCCGGACGGTCTGCGCCCACGAGGAGCTCCTGCGGG CTGACCTGTGCCGTGACAAGTTCTCCAAGTGCGGCGTGCTGGCCAGCAGTGGCCTGTGCCAGTCTGTGGCGGCCGCCTGTGCCAGGAGCTGTGGGGGCTGCTAG